The Erpetoichthys calabaricus chromosome 16, fErpCal1.3, whole genome shotgun sequence sequence TAAATGCAATAGGTATGGGTTGCTTTATTTTAATCCTTTAACGTGTGCATTTTTCCTAGCTATGGCCCTCCTGTGCGTACGGAGCACAGAATCATTGTTGAAAACTTGTCTTCTCGAATAAGCTGGCAGGTAAGTAGTTCATTGATTACAATGCAggccttttcagttttattgtagTCACTCTACGTATAAGCTGATGTTAAGGTGTGTATCAAAATTGTGAATGTTTCAAGGTAATTTGGTTTTCTAATACAATTGCATTTTGCTTTTACCATAAGTCTAATTAGATTGCATAGACTTTTTATAGAGCAAATTAATGGTGTTCTGCAATATATTTATAAACCTTGGAACATTCTCAGTTTCCGTTTGTCTTAGTCCTTAGACACTGGaaaataaattgatttatttttttaatttggcaatGTATAGTCAGCATAATTTTGGTTTACGTCAAATTGGCCATTCAATTTCCATGTTTGTAAACTATTTTCCTaacttaagttcattttgaacttttttttaacaGCTGTTATCCGGTATCTCCTGCAGAGTTGCATTGCCAACCTCCTGCATGTGAAATATCGGAGGGGAATGGCTGAATAGCAACCTTTGCTGGTTTCTGTTCTTAATAGTGTTCATTTGGTGCCTCTACACACAGTGCTGGAGATCTATATCTTGGCTGGGGCCCCCTAGTGGGTGAAAGTGGTCTAGCACAGGTCAACCTTAGGAGGTCCATAGCTGGAATCTGGAGGGTCTGTGGTCTGGCTTCCCCGTCTGCAGTTGTTTCATTTGATTCTATTACTGGCGGAAGGGGGTTGTGTACGGTTGAAGCCCCGGTACTCTGGTGGTTCCTTTCATGTGGAAGTTGGATTCCGAAACTCAAAGCCACGTCCCTTTCTCAAAGGCTAATCACGGCTTGCTCTGATTTCTATTTGGACAAGTGGTCTTTTGCTTAAGGTCTGCCCTGGGTACTAAATGGTAAGTAGCGCAATAGCTAATGTGATTTTGATAAAGTGTAGTGGGAGGCAATATTCTGTAATAGCACTCAGTCGAGTATAGgtgggaatttttttttccttcctagtATTCCAGGCATCCATCTCTTTAGctgttaaattttaattgtagATATTTTGAAGGATAAAAGTAGATTAAGTTTTGAATGGGTTGTGCACGTCACTTAGGTCAGTTAGACTAAGTGGCCCAAATAAAGGCATTGGCTCAAATATGGCTgatgcaaggtttttttttttttttttatgtaagctATAAAATTTTGAGGATTAATTTTACAACCGGTAAATTTCAGGGTTACTAGGTAAAATCTCTAGGCTGTCTAACAAGGAATATTCCAAGATGAAATTTTCTCAAGCGTAGTTCACTTGTttccattaaattttaaaattggttTAGTAAACAGTATAGCATATCTGTTAACATATGATACTTGAAAGGATTTTTAAACAagtcaattttaaaattattgagcACTTTTTGTTACACTTGGCAAAAAGGCAAATGGGTGGATGGCAAATGttggtttttatttaattttatggtagtGTAACTTTTTAATGAGGTAATTTCATCTAAGGTAATTACCACCTTAGATGTTATGGGGATGTAGGAAATAGTGACAGGTTATAGTAGGTAGACCATTTAATGTATTATGGCCACACATGTACTTTGCTCAGTCATAGTTCAGAAATTCTGGCAAAGCAGTACATATTCCTTCTGtaacctatttttttttctggcattcATACTTGTAGAAATATTTTACTATATTAAAATTTAGGTGCATATAGTTTGCCAGACATTTGGAATTTCCCAATCCTTCATTTATGGAACATCTGGCACATTTGTGAGAGCATTTAGAGTACCTTAAATGtgtacactgatactgtgagtgcaagaatctttttttttttttttttcttcttccagaaCTGTTCTAATAACATACATTTGTATTTGAGAATTAAATTTTCagggtttattttttttgttttttttttttgtttgttttttttaaggatCTGAAAGACATGATGAGGAAAGTTGGTGAAGTTACATTTGTGGATGCTCACAGAAGTAATATGAATGAAGGGTATGTAATTTAAAATCTTGTTGGTCTCCACACCTGTAAACTTATAGTAATGAGTCCTGAAGTTCTATTAATAAAAGAGAGAACTTGGAGTAAGTTTGAGTTTGGTTGAAAATATTCTAGAGGGATGGGTCAGATTTTTGATTTGGCTTAGTTGAGAAAGGGAGAGGGGTTCCTTAATGTAGTCTTAAGACGatgttaattcattttaaacatcTCTCGGAATGTGTGATCAAATCCACTTCTACCCTAGAACCGTAATCATGAGCATTTAATACTTAAGGTAGTGTGGAAAATTAAAACTCTGTACAGTTTACTCAAACCTAAGACATTCTTTGTATCTTTTGATTTTCTtgcaatgttttatatttaaccTAAATCATCTTAATGTGAATAGTGTGTTCTcccttttaacaaaaaaaacaaaaaacctgtcGGATGaaatgcaagttttttttatgtctttaataTCTTAAACTTTGGATTTCATTTGGGTGTTCCTTCATCTTAGGGTAGGTAAAATTATTTGTATTCGGACACGTGTCTAACTTTACACATTAGTTTGTCAGCCatcccccaaaccccccaaaTATGGTTCAGGTTGGTTAAGTATAAAAGTACTTTTTTGGTGTAAACTCTGCAGGAGATTTTTTTGTTCACCCTGTTGGAAACAAGGTGAGGATTCAAAGGTTCATAGTAGGGTGGTTTTTGGGTTTAAGCAGTCAAGGCATCACCTGTTTGTTGGGTATGtcagcatgttgatttttttttttttttagtatcttaagtggaaaaataacTTGAGTTTTCCTGGCTTAATGAACACCTAAACTACTAAAAATTGCTGTAGATTGTGTGTTTTGGTACAGATAATCTAAGTGACCTTGGTATTAGTTTTGAGTGTaaacttgtttcatttttaggGTTGTAGAATTTGCATCTCGCAGTGATATGAAGAATGCAATTGACAAGCTTAATGGAACCGAACTAAATGGGCGTAAACTTAAACTCTCTGAAGATCGCAAAAGGCAGTAGgtgttaaatttaaaaagatgtcTTTGTGTATCATACCAAAACTTGCTGCTTaaagtttaaatgtattctttttaggAGCAGAAGTCGTTCCCGTTCCAGGAGCTATTCCAGATCCAGAAGCCGATCCAGAAGTCGTTCAAAATCTAGGAGCAGGAGTCGAAGCCAGAGCAGAAATCGTAGTCGAAGCAGATCACGCTCAATCAGTCGAACCCCTGAGAAAAAAACGCAGCGATCTGATCCCCATTCCCCTTCTCGATCTAACTCTCAATCACGTTCTCGGTCAAGATCCCCAGCTGAAGAGAAAACTCAGTCAAGATCAAGATCGCCTTCTGTCGAAAGCCAGCACTAAAGGCTTCTTGCACCAGTGGTTTTTCCCAGGAGATCTAGGTGCTTGCATATGTGGTTGGAATGAGCATTGTATGATTAAACTTTGAATagttgaaatgaaaatgtttaattggTGCCCTTAGTAAATTTACCAAATGCATAGATTGTAAGTCTAGTGTTTGGGTACtaatatatatgttttaaatcATTCCCTGATGTTGACTGTAAGAATCTTGTCTATTTACAAATGAAAGAAAGCCTTTGTTTGACAAGTCTTATTAGTATTTCTAAAACATTGTAAACTGTATATAAAGCTCTGTTTATATTCCTTTTAAGTGCTATAGCTGGGCGGCAGCTTCAACCCCATCCAATCCCCCCCCCCGCAGTTCCAAGCCCCCAAAGCAGTGACATTTGTTGACTATTGTAGCAAATGTAAATTCTTACACAAAGCTGCATCAAAACTTGGCCCACACTTTCCAGCATTTGTGAAATTGGTTGCTGAACTTAGGAGTCTGCATTGCAAAGTGGAGGTTAGCTTGAAGACGTACTCTGCCTTCAGTTGGAAAGCAATGCTCAGTCTTAAGAGTAATTTGTCCAGCTTGCATTAATGTgcccttgattatgctaataagTTTATACATTTGAAGGTTAGAACTGTGAATAGTGTTAGAAAACTTgacacttattattttttttcttcatctttcagaAGTATTGTTCAAGACAGTCATGATGTATACAGAGTTTTGCTGTAAatggtttttgttttgtgaatttttttttttttttttttttttttttttgagggatgAGAATTTACTTTCGCAATGTTACCTAGATAATGCCAGAATTTATTTctctgaaagaaataaaatggaccACAAAGTGCTTTGTGATATTTAGAGCAAGAAATATCTAATGTTATGATTGACCCCACGTCCTTCTGTCGTCTTTGATTTTACATGCTGTTAACTCATACTTTCTTCTCCCTCAGCATCTCGTCATTTAAAGGGTTGTCATTCTGAACTTTCAAATTGACAAATCTGACTTCTTTTATATCCCTGCaatttgaatctttttttttttttttccctcccaccTCACCTTTTGCAGTGTCATTAAAATTTGCTGtgaattttgttaaaataaaatctgtagataATCCATACAGGTTTTTGTTCGCATGTTTGAAGCTGTGACCCCATTACCACATTTTAAATCCCAGgagcattgtttgttttttttttcctcaatgtataaaatgctttatttaaGAACACATTTTACCATGGATAATATaacaaaatttagaaaatgttaaCTGTTAGCCTGCTTTTATTAAATAGTTAGTTGCTTTGTTAATGTGTAGGACCCACTTTGAGCTGAGTTGAGAtgccagttttttattttatgttccacACAAGTAATGTGGTTTCCAAGTTTTCAAAAGTTCATTGTGATGTGGAGGGCTTAATTGAAAATGGGTAGAATCTTGTATTTGACTGAAAACAGTTCACAACACTGATAGCAGCAATGTCGAAAAcccaggtgaagtgaataacctTGATTATGAAATTAGATTGTCGCCTGCCAAGGGGTGTGGGGTATTTTAGGCAGCAAGGAGTCCCTTCTTTAAGGTGGTTTGTTGGAAGCAGGAACAGTAGTCAAGTGTGAGGATTTTGCCTCCACAACTTTGGCCCTATGCGATGGGGTCAGAGCATTTCCAACGTGGCTGGTTCATGTTGGATGTTACCATGGTGTCTTGTCccactgcaaaaattgttgagTAATGGTTTGTGGAGCATGACAAAAAAATGCAGGGTGTTGACATGGCTTCCAAATTCTGCAGATATCAAGATAATTGTTCTTCCAGCACATTAAACAGATGCTCAAGTCCAATTTATTGATCTTGCTGCTTGCAGGACTTAAAAGGATCTGCTACTAACATCTTGGTGCAgtcaccacaggacaccttcagaggtcttgatGGGTCACAAATGTTTTGGTGTGACAAAGGAGGTCTTGTATAGTTGTTGCTGATTGGCGCATGCCAGCCTTGACTAAAGACGCTGGACAGGTTACATCCAAATGAACCATTACTGCCCAAGTAAGTCCCTTTAAAAGTTTAAGTGACCTTGTCTTTTGCACGGTAATCTTTCTGATAAACTAAAGAGAAAATGTATAAGTGATTGGAATGCAGAGATGGAGCCTGGAACTCTCGAGTCTTGATGGCGGCCTCCCAACAGAATATGCTGGCTCATCAAAATGCTCTGCATATTTTAACACTTAAGCATAATTCTGAGGGGCATAAAGGTGATTTTGCAACTTCCAGGTTTGTCCTTGGAATTTGTGGCAAGGCAGACTTTTTGGTGGTTGATGAGATGCCGCTGACTCGTTGCCATAAAGTCACCTGGAAGTGATATTGGGCCATTGTTAAATTAGCTGAAAACTAGCCCAATATTGCCCATTTTTCCCCAGCAATGCCAGTCTTGTATAACTGGAAATGATGCTCATGTCACCCTCTGTTAAGGTGTCCGGTCAAGTCAAATGAAGTGGCTTTATTGTTATACGTCTTATTGCAACATGCAGTGGCGCGAAATAACGAACCCAATGGCTGTGGTgctacatacacaaacacaggaAAAGTGCAAGATGGGTAAAAATACTACAAACAGACCAATAATATGtaagtgccatccatccattgtcacccacttatccgaggttgggtcgcgggggcagcagcttgagc is a genomic window containing:
- the srsf5a gene encoding serine and arginine rich splicing factor 5a isoform X2 — translated: MSGCRIFIGRLSPHARERDVEKFFKGYGRIREINLKNGFGFVEFDDHRDADDAVYELNGKVLCSERVTVEHAKSRRGRGGGGAGGGSRFPPRFNNYRQSRSGNSRYGPPVRTEHRIIVENLSSRISWQDLKDMMRKVGEVTFVDAHRSNMNEGVVEFASRSDMKNAIDKLNGTELNGRKLKLSEDRKRHRSRSRSRSYSRSRSRSRSRSKSRSRSRSQSRNRSRSRSRSISRTPEKKTQRSDPHSPSRSNSQSRSRSRSPAEEKTQSRSRSPSVESQH
- the srsf5a gene encoding serine and arginine rich splicing factor 5a isoform X1 is translated as MSGCRIFIGRLSPHARERDVEKFFKGYGRIREINLKNGFGFVEFDDHRDADDAVYELNGKVLCSERVTVEHAKSRRGRGGGGAGGGSRFPPRFNNYRQSRSGNSRYGPPVRTEHRIIVENLSSRISWQDLKDMMRKVGEVTFVDAHRSNMNEGVVEFASRSDMKNAIDKLNGTELNGRKLKLSEDRKRQSRSRSRSRSYSRSRSRSRSRSKSRSRSRSQSRNRSRSRSRSISRTPEKKTQRSDPHSPSRSNSQSRSRSRSPAEEKTQSRSRSPSVESQH